The DNA region AAGGAGGTCACCGAGGTCAGCGCCCCCGCCTCCGGAGCCGTCCACGTCATCTGCGCCGACGGCAGCGCGTACGAGACAGAGTTCCTGATCGGCGCCGACGGCCTCAACTCCGCCGTCCGGCCGCTCGTCGTCCAGGACGAGCTGGTGTGCTCCGGCTACGCCGCCTACCGCGGCACCATCCCGGTGGGGGACGCCGCCGAGCACATCGACGGAAGCAGCGTCGTGCTGTGGATCGGTCCCGGCCTGCACATGATCCAGTACCCCATCCGTCGCGGCGAGCTCCGCAACACCGTCGCCGTGTTCCGCAGCGACGCCTTCGCCCGTGGCGAGGACGACTGGGGCGGTCCGGACGAACTCGACGCACGGTTCGCCGGCACCTGCAACCAGGTGCGTCGCGGCGTCCAGCTCGTCGACCGCGGCCGGCACTGGAAGACGTACGACCGCGACCCCGCCGACCGCTTCACCGCCGGTCGGGTGGCGCTGCTCGGCGATGCCGCGCACCCCATGCTGCAGTACCTGGGTCAGGGTGCCTGTCAGGCCCTGGAGGACGCCGAAGCCCTGGGCCGTCTGCTCGGTCGTCACTGCGGCGACTACGGCAGGGTGCTGGCCGCCTACGAGCAGGAGCGCGTGCCCCGCGCCACCGGCGTCCAGCGCACCGCCCGCAGCTGGGGCGAGATCTGGCACACGGAC from Streptomyces sp. NBC_00258 includes:
- a CDS encoding FAD-dependent monooxygenase, encoding MTNATRVPLLIVGGGIGGMAAALAAARAGQQVRLLERAPAFTEIGAGLQVGPNAIRVLAGLGLYPQIEKVAVFPERGVFMDAVTGRHLTALDLGSGFRERYGAPYAVMHRSDLLDILLQACRDSDLVTLENGKEVTEVSAPASGAVHVICADGSAYETEFLIGADGLNSAVRPLVVQDELVCSGYAAYRGTIPVGDAAEHIDGSSVVLWIGPGLHMIQYPIRRGELRNTVAVFRSDAFARGEDDWGGPDELDARFAGTCNQVRRGVQLVDRGRHWKTYDRDPADRFTAGRVALLGDAAHPMLQYLGQGACQALEDAEALGRLLGRHCGDYGRVLAAYEQERVPRATGVQRTARSWGEIWHTDGIGKTLRDHIFTGRAVDDYTHTDWLYLPSAV